Proteins from one Mercurialis annua linkage group LG7, ddMerAnnu1.2, whole genome shotgun sequence genomic window:
- the LOC126656549 gene encoding cytochrome P450 71D11-like: MNSKLLLIFFFLFLLILWAVWKMFKTSSNGKLLNLPPGPPKFPIIGNLPQLNGALPHHKLRDLAKKYGPVMQLKIGEVPTVIVSSPETAKQVLQTHDAIFAYRPTLMVADIMFYKAADIIFAPCGDYWKQLRKICMLELFNSKRVELFRPIREEEVANLIKSISCSARSPINLSKMVRSLPSTITARAAFGSKCLLYQEEFIQITKEILDIMAGFGLADLFPSIKLLSTITGVRYRLKKLHKRVDFVLEKIIDGHRISRDESNISIEDEDIVHVFLKLQEQGNLEFPLTTDSIKAVILDIFVGGTDTSAALTEWAMSELMKNPKAMRKAQAEVRQIFDRKTSGDETINEELKYLKLLIKETLRLHPPAPFLVLREARKQCQLNGYDIPAKTRVIVNAFALGSDPNYWFEPEKFIPERFIDNPIDYKGGNFEFLPFGSGRRICPGSLFGMANVELALAHLLYQFDWELPDSKTKEDLDMAEDFGTVTRRKNDLYLIPIPYRQLPSDHGSPN; this comes from the exons ATGAATTCAAAACTCCTCTTAATTTTCTTCTTCCTGTTTCTCTTAATTTTATGGGCAGTATGGAAGATGTTCAAAACCAGTAGCAATGGGAAACTTCTGAACCTTCCTCCGGGACCGCCGAAGTTTCCGATCATCGGAAACTTACCCCAGTTAAACGGTGCTCTTCCCCATCACAAACTTAGAGATTTAGCAAAGAAATATGGACCCGTCATGCAGTTAAAAATCGGGGAAGTTCCGACGGTCATAGTTTCTTCGCCGGAAACTGCGAAACAAGTGCTACAAACACATGATGCCATTTTTGCTTATAGGCCCACACTCATGGTTGCAGATATCATGTTTTATAAGGCGGCAGATATTATTTTTGCTCCCTGTGGTGACTACTGGAAGCAACTGCGTAAAATCTGTATGTTAGAGCTCTTTAACTCGAAACGAGTCGAATTGTTCCGGCCAATTAGGGAAGAAGAGGTTGCAAATCTCATCAAATCGATTTCTTGTAGCGCAAGGTCTCCGATCAACCTCAGCAAAATGGTACGTTCATTACCGAGTACTATCACTGCAAGAGCTGCCTTTGGCAGCAAATGTCTGCTATACCAAGAAGAATTCATACAAATAACTAAGGAAATTTTAGATATAATGGCAGGCTTTGGTCTTGCCGACTTGTTCCCCTCTATAAAATTACTCTCTACAATTACCGGAGTTCGGTACAGGCTTAAGAAACTGCACAAACGAGTTGATTTCGTGCTTGAGAAGATAATCGACGGACACAGAATCTCCAGAGACGAATCGAACATTAGCATAGAGGATGAAGACATAGTCCATGTTTTCTTGAAACTTCAAGAGCAAGGGAACCTTGAATTTCCTTTAACAACCGACAGTATCAAAGCGGTTATACTG GACATTTTCGTCGGAGGGACTGATACATCGGCTGCGCTTACGGAATGGGCCATGTCAGAATTAATGAAAAATCCGAAAGCGATGCGCAAAGCACAAGCAGAGGTTAGGCAAATCTTTGACAGGAAAACAAGTGGTGATGAGACAATTAATGAAGAACTAAAGTATTTGAAATTACTTATCAAAGAAACATTAAGATTACACCCTCCCGCACCATTCCTAGTTCTTAGAGAAGCTCGCAAGCAGTGCCAACTCAACGGATACGATATTCCAGCCAAGACTAGAGTTATTGTGAACGCATTTGCGCTTGGAAGCGATCCTAATTACTGGTTTGAACCTGAAAAGTTTATTCCAGAGAGATTTATCGACAATCCAATCGACTACAAGGGAGGCAATTTCGAGTTTTTGCCATTTGGTTCCGGGAGGAGGATATGTCCGGGTTCTTTATTTGGCATGGCGAATGTGGAACTTGCACTAGCACACTTACTGTACCAATTTGACTGGGAACTCCCCGATAGTAAGACGAAAGAAGATCTAGACATGGCCGAAGACTTCGGCACAGTAACTAGACGAAAGAACGATTTATACCTAATTCCGATCCCATACCGTCAGCTTCCTTCTGATCATGGGAGTCCAAACTAG